One window of Athalia rosae chromosome 2, iyAthRosa1.1, whole genome shotgun sequence genomic DNA carries:
- the LOC105689062 gene encoding neurophysin 1-like has product MFQKTAIILLVVSSALGCLIINCPRGGKRNGALLPLKNPIRECPACGPEMQGQCFGPKICCGPSIGCFFGTAETHNCRKESLYSRPCIAGFAMCRGNTGRCAAGGICCSQESCHADSNCKVTDDFNTNNQGISFDLNTLFSENTSLNDQ; this is encoded by the exons ATGTTCCAAAAAACCGCGATCATCTTATTGGTAGTATCATCCGCTCTAGGGTGTCTAATAATCAACTGTCCCCGTGGTGGAAAGAGGAACGGAGCTCTATTACCATTGAAAAATCCCATTAGAGAG TGCCCAGCCTGCGGACCGGAAATGCAAGGACAATGTTTTGGACCAAAGATCTGTTGCGGTCCTTCGATAGGGTGCTTTTTCGGGACTGCCGAAACCCACAACTGCAGAAAAGAAAGCCTTTATTCCAGGCCTTGCATAGCTGGCTTTGCGATGTGCAGAGGTAACACCGGAAGATGCGCCGCTGGGGGTATTTGCTGCTCTCAAG aatCCTGCCACGCAGACTCAAATTGCAAAGTCACTGATGACTTCAACACGAACAATCAAGGGATAAGTTTCGACCTTAATACACTTTTTTCGGAGAACACTTCTCTGAATGATCAATAa
- the LOC105689079 gene encoding rRNA N6-adenosine-methyltransferase ZCCHC4 has protein sequence MTRESSSVGIEIFLVKRWKMKIPIAEPIGGYQCVWSNLSENPKCSHGPTLQFGRYIDGEHIEFYACSACRDRKLCAFYLEKNTKPSKQQKQTWELEAKRVLPRYDHQKMYIRFNEMLAESPLRRMYCHDCSRLSFITEKHKHKDHDINENLTDYQMSHPTEILKPLENPKKEAQYLFSEKSTKDIIDMLLMLKAESILCIGAPRIHEYITNNLQDKMSSLLLDIDGRFHNFFGPLSFCWYNFFNHHFFNDGSKNVFKDFLMQNGGRNIYVVCDPPFGGRVEPMSQTLKTITDLHKKWNNVTTESEGLKIMFIFPYFMEATLREKANPPNVAGGLKELKMSDYKVNYDNHPLFVKSVDRKVGSQVRIFTNVDLNLLKLPESEGYKYCKRCKKWVSEENKHCKKCKECTSKDGRRYRHCNICARCVKPTWKHCNKCERCTLAVHKCGNAPKITGRCYKCNEFGHIEKACPKGFENITESNFTTNDKSTKGKKRKLNKGDEVVEKKKTKIEKLNDIVTEKKKKSVTTAEIKHTDKLNAENEKVKSKKLGQSSLNRKIREPVEKAVIETFKKKKQKRLNGKDSNPTTGRIIRKIKKVVT, from the exons ATGACGCGCGAATCAAGTAGTGTGGGCATCGAG atttttttggtaaaacGTTGGAAAATGAAGATACCTATCGCGGAGCCAATAGGTGGCTATCAATGTGTTTGGAGCAATCTAtccgaaaatccaaaatgctcaCATG GTCCAACTTTACAATTTGGAAGATACATCGATGGAGAACATATAGAGTTTTATGCCTGTTCTGCATGTAGAGACAGGAAACTATGTGCCTTCTATTTAGAGAAAAACACAAAACCATCAAAGCAACAAAAACAAACTTGGGAGCTTGAGGCAAAAAGAGTTTTGCCCCGTTATGATCATCAGAAAATGTATATTCGCTTCAATGAAATGTTAGCGGAAAGTCCTTTGAGAAGAATGTATTGTCATGACTGTAGTCGCTTATCTTTCATCACAGAAAAACACAAGCACAAAGACCATGACATAAATGAAAATCTAACAGATTACCAAATGTCTCATCCTACAGAAATCCTCAAACCTTtagaaaatccaaaaaaagaagctcaatatttattttcggaaAAGTCCACCAAAGATATAATTGACATGCTCCTTATGCTTAAAGCTGAGAGCATATTGTGCATCGGAGCACCTAGAATACACGAATACATAACAAATAATTTGCAAGACAAGATGTCCAGTTTGCTTTTGGATATCGATGGAAGATTT cataatttttttggccCATTAAGCTTTTGCTGGTACAACTTTTTCAATCACCACTTCTTCAatgatggatcgaaaaatgttttcaaagattttctgatGCAGAATGGTGGTCGAAATATTTACGTGGTTTGCGACCCCCCATTTGGGGGGCGTGTTGAGCCTATGTCTCAAACTTTAAAGACTATTACTGACTTGCATAAAAAGTGGAATAACGTAACTACGGAATCTGAAGGACTAAAGATCATGTTTATTTTCCCATACTTCATGGAAGCAACTTTGAGGGAAAAAGCAAATCCGCCTAATGTTGCCGGTGGTTTGAAAGAGTTGAAAATGTCTGATTATAAAGTAAATTACGACAATCACCCGCTATTTGTGAAATCAGTTGACAGGAAAGTCGGTTCACAAGTCAGAATTTTCACAAACGTAGATTTGAATTTACTAAAACTTCCGGAATCGGAAGGTTACAAGTACTGCAAGAGATGCAAGAAATGGGTTTCCGAGGAGAATAAACATTGTAAAAAATGCAAGGAATGCACATCAAAAGACGGAAGAAGGTACAGGCACTGTAACATTTGCGCACGTTGCGTTAAACCGACATGGAAACATTGTAACAAATGTGAACGATGTACTTTGGCTGTTCATAAATGCGGTAACGCCCCGAAAATAACTGGACGATGCTATAAATGCAATGAATTTGGTCACATAGAAAAAGCTTGCCCCAAAGGCTTCGAGAATATTACTGAATCAAATTTTACAACAAATGATAAAtcgacgaaaggaaaaaaacgtaaattAAATAAGGGTGATGAAgttgttgaaaagaaaaaaactaaaattgaaaagctgAATGATATAGTTactgagaagaagaaaaaatccgtCACAACAGCAGAGATCAAGCACACAGATAAATTGAACGCCGAAAACGAAAAGGTGAAGTCCAAAAAGCTGGGGCAATCAAGTTTGAACCGGAAAATTAGGGAGCCGGTTGAAAAAGCTGTGATTGAGacgtttaagaaaaaaaagcaaaagagacTGAACGGAAAAGATTCCAACCCCACAACCGGTAGAATcataagaaaaatcaagaaagtTGTCACGTAA
- the LOC105689148 gene encoding hexosaminidase D-like: MARVRVPGSLTIVLVIIFTLLVIIYHILSNEVDDISSGKVDVRLKVEDIYPLSPFTDSAKDIARRQRLEAEILENVRNKVNSNALKYERNYKDNIPLFQGQKIVHLDLKGAPPTIKYYRYLFPLLKKLGATGILVEYEDMFPFTGEIKNISALNCYTHQEIVEIQRLAEDNDLEVIPLIQTFGHFEFVLKLDKYKDMREVSHYPQALCPSHNRTLPLLYEMLQQVIDAHPTIKNFHIGADEVYQLGECSRCLERMARHQWEKKQLFLSHVAKVANYIKKKYPSLTILMWDDEFREISPQEIIDRGLDKLVEPVVWKYTTDPQSTLTELLWDNYARIWPNSIWIATAFKGATAPDRYYTDISYHIKNHEGWLGIIARYSHRIKFKGALLTGWQRYDHFSVLCELLPSSIPSLAISLAVLQSPDMNLFPPYLPSHIKDILSCESMIALNVPEPQFAWTKCDFHGSMIYAATLRLFTLSQEIAKMEQENTYKGWLKEYNLKHAFSSPSHVEHAVARLGEHKMEILYIENEMRTAMEGIFDNYTIDEWIETHTDPLSEKITKLWEAKERILERDNWPRRPLPKNEL; the protein is encoded by the coding sequence ATGGCACGGGTGCGGGTTCCAGGCTCTCTTACTATTGTATTAGTGATTATTTTCACCCTCCTTGTTATCATCTATCACATACTAAGTAATGAAGTCGATGACATATCCTCTGGAAAAGTGGATGTCCGGTTAAAAGTTGAAGATATTTATCCTTTGAGCCCTTTCACTGACAGTGCAAAGGATATCGCTCGCCGTCAGAGACTCGAAGCAGAAATACTCGAAAATGTGAGGAACAAAGTAAACTCTAATGCtttgaaatatgaaagaaactACAAAGATAATATACCGCTTTTCCAAGGacaaaaaattgtacaccTAGATTTGAAAGGTGCACCTCCGACTATTAAATACTACAGATATCTCTTTCCCTTGCTCAAAAAACTTGGTGCTACAGGGATCCTGGTGGAATACGAAGACATGTTCCCTTTTAcaggcgaaataaaaaatataagtgCTCTGAATTGCTATACTCACCAAGAAATTGTTGAGATACAAAGACTAGCAGAAGACAATGATCTTGAAGTCATTCCACTGATACAAACCTTCGGTCACTTCGAATTCGTATTGAAGTTAGATAAGTACAAAGACATGAGAGAAGTCAGCCACTATCCTCAAGCCCTATGCCCGTCGCACAACAGAACATTGCCTTTGCTTTATGAGATGCTCCAACAAGTTATCGATGCTCATCCTACAATTAAAAACTTTCACATTGGAGCTGATGAAGTTTATCAGCTTGGAGAATGCTCCAGATGTTTAGAAAGAATGGCTAGACAtcagtgggaaaaaaaacaactcttcCTGTCTCATGTCGCTAAAGTAGCTAATTATATCAAGAAGAAATATCCTTCCCTCACAATTCTTATGTGGGATGATGAATTCAGAGAAATATCTCCCCAAGAAATCATCGACAGAGGATTAGACAAGTTGGTAGAGCCCGTTGTCTGGAAATATACAACAGACCCTCAGTCCACACTAACAGAACTTTTATGGGATAATTATGCTCGTATTTGGCCAAACAGTATCTGGATTGCAACTGCATTTAAAGGTGCAACTGCTCCAGATCGGTATTACACAGATATTTCATATCACATCAAAAACCATGAAGGTTGGCTGGGAATTATCGCTAGATATTCTCATAGAATTAAATTTAAGGGAGCTCTTCTAACCGGTTGGCAGAGATATGATCATTTCAGTGTCCTCTGCGAGCTGCTACCGTCTTCCATTCCCTCCCTGGCTATAAGCTTAGCTGTTCTTCAATCACCTGATATGAACTTGTTCCCACCTTATCTGCCCAGTCATATTAAGGATATTCTCAGCTGTGAAAGTATGATTGCACTGAATGTGCCTGAACCACAATTCGCGTGGACTAAGTGTGACTTTCATGGCTCAATGATCTATGCTGCTACCTTAAGACTTTTCACTTTGAGCCAGGAAATTGCTAAAATGGAACAAGAGAACACATACAAAGGATGGCTCAAAGAATACAATTTGAAACACGCATTTTCTAGTCCCAGTCACGTAGAACACGCTGTGGCCAGACTTGGCGAACATAAAATGGAGATTCTATATATTGAAAACGAAATGCGAACGGCTATGGAAGGAATTTTTGATAACTATACAATTGACGAGTGGATCGAAACCCACACTGATCCCCttagtgaaaaaataacgaagctCTGGGAAGCTAAGGAGAGAATATTAGAGCGCGATAATTGGCCAAGGCGACCGTTACCGAAAAATGAGCTatga
- the LOC105689149 gene encoding ras-related protein Rab-28-like, whose protein sequence is MSDSEEELFEKRIKIVFVGDSGAGKTSIATRYCNGEFTRHYSPTAGVDFFLKSVRLGDSKNVTLYIWDIGGLALHGNMLDKYIFGAHVIFFVYDVTNMSSFEILETWIETIRHLNEILDMQPAMAILGNKCDIAHQRTVKSDKSHKFAIDNGMPCYDVSARTGESIGARIGDLVAQIFGIPTTKIGERGLQRSTGQDSIDRKQSKPTLQQSTLPMVQKITQKQAKKLKKTASNPMLPRSKSSVCSLQ, encoded by the exons ATGTCCGATTCCGAAGAAgaactttttgaaaaacgaataaaaatcgtgTTCGTAGGGGATTCTGGGGCCGGGAAA ACCAGCATAGCGACGCGATACTGCAACGGAGAATTTACGAGGCATTACTCGCCAACAGCtggtgttgatttttttctgaaaagcGTCAGACTTGGAGATTCCAAAAATGTCACCCTCTACATCTGGGACATTGGAGGTTTAGCATTGCATGGGAATATGTTGGACAAGTATATTTTTGGTGCGCAC gtgattttttttgtctacgATGTGACTAACATGTCGAGCTTTGAAATTCTGGAAACGTGGATTGAGACCATAAGACATCTGAACGAAATCCTGGATATGCAACCAGCGATGGCAATCTTAGGAAACAAATGTGATATAGCACATCAAAGAACTGTTAAAAGTGATAAGTCGCACAAATTCGCGATAGACAACGGAATGCCCTGCTACGATGTTTCCGCAAGGACAGGAGAATCG ATTGGGGCGAGAATAGGAGATTTGGTAGCGCAGATTTTTGGAATTCCAACTAcaaaaattggcgaacgaGGACTTCAAAGATCTACAGGACAAGATTCGATTGATAGGAAACAGTCGAAACCGACGCTACAGCAATCAACGTTGCCAATGGTTCAAAAAATAACTCAAAAAcaagcgaaaaaattaaaaaagactGCTTCAAATCCAATGCTTCCACGTTCCAAGTCAAGCGTTTGTTCGCTACAGTAG
- the LOC105689151 gene encoding F-box/LRR-repeat protein 20 isoform X1: MMMTEMSNWNALSVEAALQQLNTHDEGEGEVRRVRRPNTTIEKLPDKVILNIFCYLSHREICRVARVCKRWRQIAYDTRLWKHVSLRPEVSGLHVGSLESLLNLISVRFGPSLRYIELPIELITHTVLHELANKCPNLTHMLLDFSTAMQLHDFSEMQAFPTKLKYMCICLSEVIFMEGFMRKIYNFINGLEILHLIGTYEKVEEEEEEIYEVINVHKLKSATPNLRVINLYGINFVDDSHIDAFSSNCIQLECLAVNFCSKVTGSTMKTLFQRSRRLTCLLMQGTNLQSEYVMQVEWEKSSIQELDVTATDLTTECLIDMLTRIPGLRFLSAGQLNGFNDSVLKAWTEAGNPRNLIALNLDSSDNLTDDGLHKFLSRHGHQLWGVALSGMPHITDQLWQSILPILTNTKIVVMGTQERLGVNIHVDQLMDGIANNCPNLERLELRWDPENLRFSDKSQKAIDILRVKCIKLRCLVLSDGRYYEIVKANFERADRTTVVRTTTCSRVTNYYLLHNYKDLIFN, from the exons ATGATGATGACAGA AATGTCAAATTGGAACGCGTTGAGCGTCGAGGCAGCTCTTCAGCAATTAAACACCCACGATGAAGGGGAAGGTGAAGTCCGACGGGTCAGACGCCCCAACACA ACCATCGAAAAACTACCGGATAAGGTAATTCTCAACATCTTCTGCTACTTGTCTCATAGAGAGATTTGCAGGGTGGCAAGAGTTTGTAAAAGATGGCGTCAAATAGCTTACGACACAAGACTCTGGAAACATGTCTCCCTGAGACCGGAGGTCAGCGGACTACATGTTGGATCTTTAGAAAGTCTTCTGAACTTGATTAG CGTACGATTCGGACCATCCCTGAGATACATAGAGCTTCCAATCGAGCTGATTACTCACACAGTGCTGCACGAATTGGCCAACAAATGTCCGAATTTAACGCACATGCTACTCGATTTTTCGACGGCCATGCAACTTCACGACTTTTCCGAGATGCAAGCTTTTCCGACCAAGTTGAAATACATGTGCATATGCCTCTCCGAGGTCATATTCATGGAAGGTTTCATGAGGAAAATTTATAACTTCATCAACGGattggaaattcttcatttgATAG GGACGTACGAAAaggtggaagaagaagaagaggagataTACGAAGTAATAAATGTACACAAATTAAAATCAGCCACACCAAATCTGAGAGTGATAAATTTGTACGGTATCAACTTTGTCGACGACTCTCACATAGACGCGTTTTCGTCAAATTGCATCCAACTCGAATGTCTGGCGGTAAATTTCTGCTCGAAAGTAACCGGATCCACCATGAAGACCCTTTTCCAGAGGAGCAGAAGGTTGACTTGTCTTCTCATGCAAGGAACTA ACTTGCAAAGTGAGTACGTGATGCAGGTGGAATGGGAAAAGTCGAGTATTCAAGAACTCGACGTAACGGCGACCGATTTAACAACAGAGTGTTTAATCGACATGCTAACTCGAATACCTGGACTCAGATTCCTCAGTGCTGGACAATTGAACGGTTTTAATGACAGCGTATTAAAAGCATGGACGGAGGCTGGGAATCCGCGAAATTTAATAGCGTTGAATCTCGATAGTTCTGACAATCTTACCGACGATGGTTTACACAAATTTTTGTCTCGACACGGTCATCAACTATGGGGTGTTGCACTCTCCGGAATGCCTCACATCACTGATCAGCTATGGCAAAGCATTCTACCAATTTTGACAAACACAAA AATCGTCGTGATGGGTACGCAAGAACGATTGGGGGTCAACATTCACGTGGATCAGTTGATGGACGGAATAGCAAATAACTGTCCAAATCTTGAACGCCTGGAATTGAGATGGGATCCAGAAAATCTACGATTTTCCGATAAAAGTCAAAAGGCGATTGACATTTTACGCGTAAAATGCATAAAGCTCAGATGCTTGGTACTGAG TGATGGCAGGTACTACGAAATTGTTAAGGCAAACTTTGAACGTGCCGATAGAACGACCGTTGTTCGAACAACCACCTGCTCCAGAGTAACGAACTATTACTTGTTGCATAACTACAAGGATCTGATATTCAATTGA
- the LOC105689151 gene encoding F-box/LRR-repeat protein 20 isoform X3: MTTWTQLNVESATSAISRDDLRSSIRRRNVTTIEKLPDKVILNIFCYLSHREICRVARVCKRWRQIAYDTRLWKHVSLRPEVSGLHVGSLESLLNLISVRFGPSLRYIELPIELITHTVLHELANKCPNLTHMLLDFSTAMQLHDFSEMQAFPTKLKYMCICLSEVIFMEGFMRKIYNFINGLEILHLIGTYEKVEEEEEEIYEVINVHKLKSATPNLRVINLYGINFVDDSHIDAFSSNCIQLECLAVNFCSKVTGSTMKTLFQRSRRLTCLLMQGTNLQSEYVMQVEWEKSSIQELDVTATDLTTECLIDMLTRIPGLRFLSAGQLNGFNDSVLKAWTEAGNPRNLIALNLDSSDNLTDDGLHKFLSRHGHQLWGVALSGMPHITDQLWQSILPILTNTKIVVMGTQERLGVNIHVDQLMDGIANNCPNLERLELRWDPENLRFSDKSQKAIDILRVKCIKLRCLVLSDGRYYEIVKANFERADRTTVVRTTTCSRVTNYYLLHNYKDLIFN, encoded by the exons ATGACCACCTGGACCCAGCTAAACGTCGAAAGCGCAACTAGCGCTATATCCAGAGACGATTTACGTAGCAGTATCCGAAGAAGAAATGTGACG ACCATCGAAAAACTACCGGATAAGGTAATTCTCAACATCTTCTGCTACTTGTCTCATAGAGAGATTTGCAGGGTGGCAAGAGTTTGTAAAAGATGGCGTCAAATAGCTTACGACACAAGACTCTGGAAACATGTCTCCCTGAGACCGGAGGTCAGCGGACTACATGTTGGATCTTTAGAAAGTCTTCTGAACTTGATTAG CGTACGATTCGGACCATCCCTGAGATACATAGAGCTTCCAATCGAGCTGATTACTCACACAGTGCTGCACGAATTGGCCAACAAATGTCCGAATTTAACGCACATGCTACTCGATTTTTCGACGGCCATGCAACTTCACGACTTTTCCGAGATGCAAGCTTTTCCGACCAAGTTGAAATACATGTGCATATGCCTCTCCGAGGTCATATTCATGGAAGGTTTCATGAGGAAAATTTATAACTTCATCAACGGattggaaattcttcatttgATAG GGACGTACGAAAaggtggaagaagaagaagaggagataTACGAAGTAATAAATGTACACAAATTAAAATCAGCCACACCAAATCTGAGAGTGATAAATTTGTACGGTATCAACTTTGTCGACGACTCTCACATAGACGCGTTTTCGTCAAATTGCATCCAACTCGAATGTCTGGCGGTAAATTTCTGCTCGAAAGTAACCGGATCCACCATGAAGACCCTTTTCCAGAGGAGCAGAAGGTTGACTTGTCTTCTCATGCAAGGAACTA ACTTGCAAAGTGAGTACGTGATGCAGGTGGAATGGGAAAAGTCGAGTATTCAAGAACTCGACGTAACGGCGACCGATTTAACAACAGAGTGTTTAATCGACATGCTAACTCGAATACCTGGACTCAGATTCCTCAGTGCTGGACAATTGAACGGTTTTAATGACAGCGTATTAAAAGCATGGACGGAGGCTGGGAATCCGCGAAATTTAATAGCGTTGAATCTCGATAGTTCTGACAATCTTACCGACGATGGTTTACACAAATTTTTGTCTCGACACGGTCATCAACTATGGGGTGTTGCACTCTCCGGAATGCCTCACATCACTGATCAGCTATGGCAAAGCATTCTACCAATTTTGACAAACACAAA AATCGTCGTGATGGGTACGCAAGAACGATTGGGGGTCAACATTCACGTGGATCAGTTGATGGACGGAATAGCAAATAACTGTCCAAATCTTGAACGCCTGGAATTGAGATGGGATCCAGAAAATCTACGATTTTCCGATAAAAGTCAAAAGGCGATTGACATTTTACGCGTAAAATGCATAAAGCTCAGATGCTTGGTACTGAG TGATGGCAGGTACTACGAAATTGTTAAGGCAAACTTTGAACGTGCCGATAGAACGACCGTTGTTCGAACAACCACCTGCTCCAGAGTAACGAACTATTACTTGTTGCATAACTACAAGGATCTGATATTCAATTGA
- the LOC105689151 gene encoding F-box/LRR-repeat protein 20 isoform X2 translates to MDLGGVDVWGQIALETSQMYVSEGGVIKSRFASTTIEKLPDKVILNIFCYLSHREICRVARVCKRWRQIAYDTRLWKHVSLRPEVSGLHVGSLESLLNLISVRFGPSLRYIELPIELITHTVLHELANKCPNLTHMLLDFSTAMQLHDFSEMQAFPTKLKYMCICLSEVIFMEGFMRKIYNFINGLEILHLIGTYEKVEEEEEEIYEVINVHKLKSATPNLRVINLYGINFVDDSHIDAFSSNCIQLECLAVNFCSKVTGSTMKTLFQRSRRLTCLLMQGTNLQSEYVMQVEWEKSSIQELDVTATDLTTECLIDMLTRIPGLRFLSAGQLNGFNDSVLKAWTEAGNPRNLIALNLDSSDNLTDDGLHKFLSRHGHQLWGVALSGMPHITDQLWQSILPILTNTKIVVMGTQERLGVNIHVDQLMDGIANNCPNLERLELRWDPENLRFSDKSQKAIDILRVKCIKLRCLVLSDGRYYEIVKANFERADRTTVVRTTTCSRVTNYYLLHNYKDLIFN, encoded by the exons ATGGATTTGGGAGGTGTCGATGTATGGGGGCAAATCGCCCTGGAAACATCCCAGATGTATGTTTCCGAAGGAGGCGTGATCAAAAGTCGGTTTGCCAGCACT ACCATCGAAAAACTACCGGATAAGGTAATTCTCAACATCTTCTGCTACTTGTCTCATAGAGAGATTTGCAGGGTGGCAAGAGTTTGTAAAAGATGGCGTCAAATAGCTTACGACACAAGACTCTGGAAACATGTCTCCCTGAGACCGGAGGTCAGCGGACTACATGTTGGATCTTTAGAAAGTCTTCTGAACTTGATTAG CGTACGATTCGGACCATCCCTGAGATACATAGAGCTTCCAATCGAGCTGATTACTCACACAGTGCTGCACGAATTGGCCAACAAATGTCCGAATTTAACGCACATGCTACTCGATTTTTCGACGGCCATGCAACTTCACGACTTTTCCGAGATGCAAGCTTTTCCGACCAAGTTGAAATACATGTGCATATGCCTCTCCGAGGTCATATTCATGGAAGGTTTCATGAGGAAAATTTATAACTTCATCAACGGattggaaattcttcatttgATAG GGACGTACGAAAaggtggaagaagaagaagaggagataTACGAAGTAATAAATGTACACAAATTAAAATCAGCCACACCAAATCTGAGAGTGATAAATTTGTACGGTATCAACTTTGTCGACGACTCTCACATAGACGCGTTTTCGTCAAATTGCATCCAACTCGAATGTCTGGCGGTAAATTTCTGCTCGAAAGTAACCGGATCCACCATGAAGACCCTTTTCCAGAGGAGCAGAAGGTTGACTTGTCTTCTCATGCAAGGAACTA ACTTGCAAAGTGAGTACGTGATGCAGGTGGAATGGGAAAAGTCGAGTATTCAAGAACTCGACGTAACGGCGACCGATTTAACAACAGAGTGTTTAATCGACATGCTAACTCGAATACCTGGACTCAGATTCCTCAGTGCTGGACAATTGAACGGTTTTAATGACAGCGTATTAAAAGCATGGACGGAGGCTGGGAATCCGCGAAATTTAATAGCGTTGAATCTCGATAGTTCTGACAATCTTACCGACGATGGTTTACACAAATTTTTGTCTCGACACGGTCATCAACTATGGGGTGTTGCACTCTCCGGAATGCCTCACATCACTGATCAGCTATGGCAAAGCATTCTACCAATTTTGACAAACACAAA AATCGTCGTGATGGGTACGCAAGAACGATTGGGGGTCAACATTCACGTGGATCAGTTGATGGACGGAATAGCAAATAACTGTCCAAATCTTGAACGCCTGGAATTGAGATGGGATCCAGAAAATCTACGATTTTCCGATAAAAGTCAAAAGGCGATTGACATTTTACGCGTAAAATGCATAAAGCTCAGATGCTTGGTACTGAG TGATGGCAGGTACTACGAAATTGTTAAGGCAAACTTTGAACGTGCCGATAGAACGACCGTTGTTCGAACAACCACCTGCTCCAGAGTAACGAACTATTACTTGTTGCATAACTACAAGGATCTGATATTCAATTGA
- the LOC105689123 gene encoding zinc transporter ZIP13 homolog has protein sequence MEGNLATMCEENCTNVGILYDLVSDEIWAPWNAALNYFEYQPWFFSLLGSLMVGLSGVFPLLIIPIDQGVNLKHGESAGTLNVLLSFAVGGLLGDVFLHLLPEAWANKALNQGSEDGHPSMACGLWVLAGFLVFIIAEKMFCGLVQNDEEEKDEMEDTSDKSTENRDTRSILEEKNQMKINTVQQELMLNNNFQKELENNNCLMPNGNVKNGCVRNAHIVNGTLKNITQLTDGCCEMSINCRNGFKIRESNGFIKNQTPSYGNDLNVKSAVVAKRELNGGAKVALQHQPNEKKEKAKQISGYLNLLANSIDNFTHGLAVGGAFLVSFRLGALTTLAILVHEIPHEVGDFAILLRSGFNRWDAAKAQLLTAGGGLLGALVAVLCSGGGVEARTSWILPFTAGGFLHIGLVTVLPELLQETNPKESLKQLGALLLGITLMAFLTTICD, from the exons ATGGAGGGAAACCTGGCAACTATGTGCGAGGAGAATTGTACCAACGTGGGGATTCTGTATGATCTAGTGTCGGACGAAATCTGGGCACCATGGAATGCAGCCCTAAACTATTTCGAATACCAGCCATGGTTCTTCTCCCTTCTTGGAAGTCTCATGGTCGGACTTTCCGGTGTTTTTCCACTACTCATCATCCCGATTGACCAGGGTGTCAACTTGAAACATGGAG AGAGTGCCGGTACGCTCAATGTGCTACTGAGTTTTGCGGTCGGAGGACTTCTAGGTGACGTATTTTTGCACCTTCTGCCAGAAGCGTGGGCCAACAAAGCACTGAATCAAG GGTCAGAAGATGGTCACCCATCGATGGCGTGTGGTCTTTGGGTCTTGGCGGGATTCCTGGTATTCATTATCGCAGAAAAAATGTTCTGCGGTCTGGTACagaacgacgaagaagaaaaagatgaaatggaAGACACGAGCGACAAGTCAACGGAAAATCGCGACACGCGATCGATACTGGAAGAGAAGAATCAGATGAAAATCAATACGGTACAGCAAGAGTTAATGttgaacaataattttcaaaaagaattggaaaacaATAATTGCTTAATGCCAAACGGTAACGTGAAGAATGGCTGCGTGAGGAATGCTCATATCGTGAACGGTACACTGAAGAACATAACGCAGTTGACTGATGGTTGTTGCGAAATGTCAATTAACTGCAGAAACGGTTTCAAGATCAGAGAATCTAACGGTTTCATAAAAAACCAGACGCCGAGTTACGGCAACGACTTGAACGTGAAATCAGCAGTAGTAGCAAAACGAGAGTTGAACGGCGGTGCCAAAGTTGCCCTGCAACACCAgccgaatgaaaagaaagagaaagctAAACAGATTTCTGGATACCTTAATCTATTGGCTAATTCTATCGACAATTTTACACACGGTTTGGCCGTCGGTGGCGCATTTTTGGTATCATTCAGACTCGGGGCTTTGACAACCCTAGCGATTCTCGTACATGAAATTCCTCACGAAGTTGGAGATTTTGCTATTCTTTTGAGAAGCGGATTCAATAGGTGGGACGCCGCGAAGGCGCAGCTGCTTACAGCTGGAGGGGGATTGCTTGGTGCTCTAGTTGCTGTGCTATGCTCAGGGGGAGGTGTTG AGGCAAGAACAAGTTGGATTTTACCGTTCACGGCGGGGGGCTTTCTTCACATCGGATTGGTAACAGTTTTACCTGAACTTCTCCAGGAAACAAACCCCAAGGAATCGTTAAAACAATTAGGAGCTCTCCTACTTGGTATTACGTTAATGGCGTTTCTGACCACGATAtgcgattga